A stretch of the Perca flavescens isolate YP-PL-M2 chromosome 10, PFLA_1.0, whole genome shotgun sequence genome encodes the following:
- the fibpa gene encoding fibroblast growth factor (acidic) intracellular binding protein a, producing the protein MAVELDVFVGNTTIMDEEVYQLWLDGYTVNDAVKVRMEGGVMEECEASADVLLSDTMDQYRTFQMCERLLHSPSKLANQLLFQIPPNRQAMLIERYYAFDDAFVREVLGKKLSKGTKKDLDDIGAKTGVTLKSCRRQFDNFKRVFKVVEELKGPLVENIRHHFLLSDKLGRDYAAIVFFANHRFETGKRKLQYLTFQDFAFCAGQLISNWTVGAVDNMVEDMDVDLDKEFLQELKELKVLITDKDLLDQHKSLVCTALRGKTKAFNEMEANFKNLSRGLVNIAAKLTNTKDVRDFFIDLVEKFIEPCRSDRWTAADMRLYLTHYNNSAHILDTFKHQAVWDRYMVVIKSCIFKMYHD; encoded by the exons ATGGCAGTGGAGCTGGATGTGTTCGTGGGTAACACCACTATCATGGATGAGGAGGTTTACCAGCTCTGGTTGGATGGATACACAG TGAACGATGCAGTGAAGGTGCGAATGGAAGGAGGAGTGATGGAGGAGTGTGAGGCGAGTGCAGATGTTCTGCTGAGTGACACCATGGACCAGTACAGGACTTTCCAGATGTGTGAGCGTCTGCTGCACAGTCCATCCAAACTAGCCAACCAGCTACTGTTCCAGATCCCACCTAATCGACAAGCCATGCTCATAGAGAG ATATTATGCTTTCGATGATGCATTTGTCCGTGAGGTCCTGGGAAAGAAACTCTCCAAAGGAACCAAGAAAGACTTGGATGATATCGGTGCCAAGACAGGTGTGACACTGAAGAGCTGCAGACGACAG tttgACAACTTCAAACGTGTTTTTAAAGTTGTGGAAGAGCTAAAGGGACCCCTGGTGGAGAACATACGTCACCACTTCCTTCTTTCTGACAAGCTTGGAAG GGATTATgctgccattgttttttttgccaaccaTCGCTTTGAGACGGGAAAAAGAAAGCTGCAATATCTCACATTCCAGGACTTTGCTTTCTGTGCTGGGCAGCTTATCAGCAACTGGACCGTTGGGGCTGTTG ATAACATGGTGGAAGACATGGATGTGGATCTCGATAAAGAGTTTTTACAAGAGCTGAAAGAACTGAAGGTTTTAATCACTGACAAAGATCTGCTGGATCAACACAAAAG TCTGGTGTGTACAGCACTCAGAGGAAAGACTAAAGCTTTTAATGAGATGGAGGCTAATTTCAAG aATCTTTCCAGAGGCCTTGTCAACATTGCTGCAAAGTTAACCAACACAAAAGATGTCAGAGATTTCTTCATTGATCTTGTAGAGAAG TTTATTGAGCCATGTCGTTCAGACCGATGGACAGCTGCAGACATGAGACTCTACCTCACTCACTACAACAACTCTGCACACATACTTGACACATTCAA